GCTTCCCCGGCCTCACACACGACGGCGGGTTCGCGGAGTTCCTCCACACGAACGAACGCGCCGTCATCCCGCTGCCCGGCGGCGTCGACACCACCGACATCGCGCCCCACGCCGACGCGGGGATCACGGCGTACCACGCGACGAAGAAGGCGGTACGGGAACTGAACCCGGGCGACACCGCGGTCGTCATCGGCGTCGGCGGCCTTGGCCACATCGGCCTCCAGTGTCTCGACGCCATGAGCGCCGCCGACATCGTCGCGCTCGACGTGAAGGAGTCCGCCCGCGACCTCGCCGCCGAACTCGGCGCGCGCCACACCATCGACCCCTCGACGGAGGACGTGGCGAGCGTCATCGCCGACCTCACCGACGAGGTGGGAGCCCAGCAGGTGGTCGACTTCGTGGGGCGCGACCAGACGACGGCGCTGGCGCCCGACATCGTCGCCGCCGGCGGCGACCACCACATCGTCGGCTACGGCGGCCACATCCACGAGCCCGCGCAGTCGCTCGTGAACGGCGAGTTCAGCTACAAGGGGACGCTCGTCGGACGCTACACCGAGTTGCAGGAACTCGTCGCGCTCGTCGACCGCGGGATGGTCGAACTCCGCACCAGCCGCTACGACCTCGACGACGTGAACACCGTCGCAGAACGGCTCGAACACGGCGAGATCGAGGGACGCGCGGTTATCACGCCGTAACCGGGCGGCTCTGACCGCCCTGTGACTCTCGGTCACTCGGCGGTCGCCGCCGCCGCAACCGATTCCTCGGTGGGGCCTGATGAGCGAGTATGAGCGACGCCGACGCCGACGAGGAGGTCGTCCCGGATGCGAGCGACGACCCCGTCACCGACCCGATGGGGGACGTGTACCGCGTGCTGGGGCCGGACGGCGAGATTCGCGGCGAGGTGCCCGACCTCTCCGAGGACGCCCTCGTAGACATCTACCGCGACATGGTGACCGCGCGGCGGTTCGACGAGCGCGCGGTCAGCCTCCAGCGACAGGGTCGCATCGGCACCTACGCCGCCATCGAGGGGCAGGAGGCCAGTTCCGTCGCCGCGACGCACGCCCTCCGAGACGACGACCCCGTGTTCTACCAGTACCGCGAACACGGCGCCGTCATCGCGCGCGGCTTCCCCGCCGAGTACCTCGCCTACTGGATGGGCCACGAGTCTGGGACCGCCGGCCTCGCCGACATCGACGTGTTCCCGCTCAACATCGGCATCGCGGCGCACATGCCCCACGCCGTCGGCGCGGCGATGGCGTTCGACTACCGTGACGACGACCGCGTCGCGTGCGCCCACTTCGGCGACGGCGCGACCTCGGAGGGGGACTTCCACGAGGCGCTCAACTTCGCCGGCGTGTTCGACGCGCCGAGCGTGTTCGTCTGCCACAACAACGGGTGGGCCATCTCCATCCCGCGCGAGGACCAGACCGCCAGCCCCACGCTCGCACAGAAGGCCGACGCGTACGGGTTCGAGGGCGTCCGCGTCGACGGGATGGACCCGCTGGCGGTGTACCGCGTCGTCGACGAAGCCGCCCGGAAGGCCCGCGGCGAGACGGACAGCGACCACCGCCCGACGCTGATCGAGACGGTCGAGTACCGCTTCGGCGCCCACACCACCGCCGACGACCCGAGCCAGTACCGCGACGACGACGCGGGCGACGCGTGGCGCGCGTGGGACCCGATCCCCCGGATGGAGGGGTTCCTCCGGAACGAGGGTATCGCCGACGACGACCTGGTCGAGTCGGTCCGCGAGGAGGCCGACGAGCGCGTCGCCGCCGTCATCGACGAGGCCGAGCGGTTCGAGGCCGACCCCGCCGACATGTTCGCGGACGTGTACGCCGAGACGCCGGCGGAACTCCAGCGACAGAAGGAGGGACTGCTCGCCGCGATCGAACGGCACGGGCGGGACGCGTTCCTGCGCGAGGAGTAGGCCCCGACCACACAGTACCACTCGACCGACAGCCGAGCGCCCTACAGGTCAGACAGCACCGCCCGCGCGGCGGTCCGCCCGCTCTCCATCGCCCCTTGGATCGACGACCACTCCGTGTAGTCGCCCGCGAGATACACCGATCCCTCCGGGTCGCGAGCGCCGGGGAGCGACTCGTGGACGCCCGGTGGTTGGGCGAACTGCGCGAACTCGATTCGGTCGGTGTGGATCGGCTCCAGCCGGCCGAAACTGCGCTCGGGGTACCACGCGTCGAGCGCCTCGCGGGTGTCCGCCGCGAGGTCGTCGGTGTCGCGGAAGCGGGCGTCGTAGCCGAGGAACGTCGCACACAGCAACTGCTCGCCGTCGGGGGCGTACGCCGGCGCCACGTCGGTGAGCGGGACGACGACGTTCGGTGAGCCGTCGTCGCTGTTCAGCAGGATCTTCTTGCCCGTCTCGACGGGCGTCGTCGCCGGCAGGCGGTAGTACTGCGTCGTCGACGGGAGACCCTCCGTCGGAATCGCCGCCACGTCGGTCAGATCGCGAGCCGTCTTCGGGTCGGTCGCGACGACCGCGGCGTCGGCCTCGACCGCGCGGTCGGTCGTCTCGACGGTGACGCCGGCGGTCGCGCCGTCGGCGGGGTCGACCCCCTCGACGCCCTCACTGGTGACCACCGTCGCCCCGGCGGCCTCCGCGGACGCCCGCAGTTGCTCTGGGATCGCACCCATCCCCTCGCTCGGGACGCCGATGCGGCCGTCCGAGAGTGCGCGGAAGGTGTACGCGAACACGTGCTTGGAGGTCGCCAGCGACCGGTCGAGCGTGATCCCGCCGTAGAACGGGGCGACGAAGTTCTCGACGTACTTCTCCGAGAAGCCCCACTCGCGGAGGTACTCGCGGATGCTCGTGTCGTGCCCGGCGAAGAACCACGACTCGTCGCGACCCGCGAGGTCCTGTCGGAGCGCGAGCGTTCGGAGTTTGTCCGTCGTCGTCACCTCGCGGTTGAACACCGACTCGACGAGCGCGCGTGGGTCGCGCAGCGGGTCCGAGAGGACGCTCCGGGTCCCCTCGTTCGCCGAGCAGATGACCGCACCCGGGAGGAATCCCCGCAGATCCAGCGCGTCCACGTCCAACTCCCGCTGGACGGCGGGGTAGCCCGTGAACAGCACTTGGAAGCCGCGGTCGAGCGTGAAGCCGTCCTCGCGGCGCGTGCGGACGCGACCACCAACCTCGCGGCGGCGCTCGTAGACGGTGACCTCGGCACCCCCCTCCGCGAGGTGGCGGGCGGCGACCAGCCCCGCGAGCCCCGCGCCCGCGACGACGACGGCGTTCGATTCCGACATACACCGGCTTGGTGCGGGCGACACAAAGGCGTACCCGGTCGCGGTCGGTCGGGGGCCGACGGCGCCGGCCACGCGCCGGAACCAGCACATCCTTGCGCCGCCGGTCCCAACTGTCGGCGAATGCAGACGACGGACGCGTTCGACGGGCTGGCGTGTACCGACTGCGGGGAGTCGTTCGGCGTCGACGAACACGGGCGCTGTCCCGACTGCGGCGCGCCGCTGTCGCCGACGTACGACCTCGACGCCGTCGACGCCGACGGCTTCGGCGACGCGGACGCGCCGGGGCAGTTCCGCTTCGGCGACCTCCTGCCGGTCACCGCCGACGCGACGGTCACGGCGGGCGAGGGCGACACCCCGCTGGTCCGGACCGACCGCCTCGCCGAGGAACTGGGCGTCGGTGCGGCGTTCCTGAAGGACGAGGGGCGCAACCCGACCGGGACGTACCACGACCGCGGGATGAGCCTCGCGGTGACCGCTGCCGCCGAGCGTGGCCTCGAACCGCTCGCGCTGGCGGCCGCCGGCAACGCCGGCCAGTCCGCGGCGGCCTACGCCGGGCGCGCCGACCTCCGGTCGTACTCGTTCGTCCCCTCGCGCACGGCGTTCTCGAACAAGGCGATGGTGAACGTCCACGGGGGCGAGATGCGCGTCGTCGGCGGGCGCTACGGCGACGCCGCCGCCGCAGTCGACGACCAACTCGCGGCGGAGTACCACTCGCTCCAGGAGTTCACGACGCCGTACCGCCACGACGGTGCGAAGACGCTCGCGTACGAACTGCTCGACGCGGGCGACTCGACGCTCCCGGACGCGGTCGTCCTCCCGGCGAGCACGGGCGAACTCGTCGTCGGCGTCGTCCAAGGGCTCCGAGACCTCGTCAGACTGGGCCTCGCCGACGAGGTGCCGGACGTGTACGCGGTGCAAGCCGCCGGTTGTGCGCCCATCGCGACCGCGGTGGAGTCGGGGGCGAACGCCGTCGAACCGTGGGCCACGCCAGACACCATCGTCGGCGAAGTCGAAATCGAAGCGCCCGCCGGCGGCGACCTCGCGCTCTCTGCGCTGCAGGAGGTCGACGGCGACGCGCTCACCGTCGAAGACGACGACGCGCTGGAGAGCGCGGTGACGGTCGCGCAGACGGAGGTCGTCGAGGTCGGGGGCGCCGGCGGCGTCGCGCTCGCCGGCGCGTGGCACCTCGCCGAGGACGGGACGCTCGGCGCCGACGACGAAGTCGTCGTCGTCAACCCCGACGCGGGCGTGAAGACGCCCGACGTGCTCCGGAGTCACCTGATGGGCAAGGGGATCTGACCGGCGACCACCGGACGCGAACTCGTTCGAGCCGGTGACTATTTCCGTTAGACAGGTCTAAATCACGACGATCAGATGTTGAGCGACGTGATGGAGGACTATCTGAAGGCCATCTACGTTCTCCAGACGGAGGAGGGGCCGCCCGTGTCGACCTCGGCCATCGCCGAGCGCGTGGGGAAGACCCCGCCGACGGTGACGAGCATGCTCGACACCCTCGAAGAGCGCGGCCTCGTCGAGCGCGAGAAGTACAAGGGCGCAGAGCTCACCGACGAGGGGCGGACGGTCGCGCTGGAGGTCCTGCGGCA
The DNA window shown above is from Halobaculum marinum and carries:
- the pdhA gene encoding pyruvate dehydrogenase (acetyl-transferring) E1 component subunit alpha; its protein translation is MSDADADEEVVPDASDDPVTDPMGDVYRVLGPDGEIRGEVPDLSEDALVDIYRDMVTARRFDERAVSLQRQGRIGTYAAIEGQEASSVAATHALRDDDPVFYQYREHGAVIARGFPAEYLAYWMGHESGTAGLADIDVFPLNIGIAAHMPHAVGAAMAFDYRDDDRVACAHFGDGATSEGDFHEALNFAGVFDAPSVFVCHNNGWAISIPREDQTASPTLAQKADAYGFEGVRVDGMDPLAVYRVVDEAARKARGETDSDHRPTLIETVEYRFGAHTTADDPSQYRDDDAGDAWRAWDPIPRMEGFLRNEGIADDDLVESVREEADERVAAVIDEAERFEADPADMFADVYAETPAELQRQKEGLLAAIERHGRDAFLREE
- a CDS encoding FAD-dependent oxidoreductase — translated: MSESNAVVVAGAGLAGLVAARHLAEGGAEVTVYERRREVGGRVRTRREDGFTLDRGFQVLFTGYPAVQRELDVDALDLRGFLPGAVICSANEGTRSVLSDPLRDPRALVESVFNREVTTTDKLRTLALRQDLAGRDESWFFAGHDTSIREYLREWGFSEKYVENFVAPFYGGITLDRSLATSKHVFAYTFRALSDGRIGVPSEGMGAIPEQLRASAEAAGATVVTSEGVEGVDPADGATAGVTVETTDRAVEADAAVVATDPKTARDLTDVAAIPTEGLPSTTQYYRLPATTPVETGKKILLNSDDGSPNVVVPLTDVAPAYAPDGEQLLCATFLGYDARFRDTDDLAADTREALDAWYPERSFGRLEPIHTDRIEFAQFAQPPGVHESLPGARDPEGSVYLAGDYTEWSSIQGAMESGRTAARAVLSDL
- a CDS encoding NAD(P)-dependent alcohol dehydrogenase gives rise to the protein MRAARLHAYTDDMASALTIEDVERPAVEASDDVIVEVEGAGWCQTDNHIIEGMWQEYVPQELPLTLGHENAGTVVEVGSEVSTVSVGDSVICHPVMTCGTCRPCRQGEDMYCEDVRFPGLTHDGGFAEFLHTNERAVIPLPGGVDTTDIAPHADAGITAYHATKKAVRELNPGDTAVVIGVGGLGHIGLQCLDAMSAADIVALDVKESARDLAAELGARHTIDPSTEDVASVIADLTDEVGAQQVVDFVGRDQTTALAPDIVAAGGDHHIVGYGGHIHEPAQSLVNGEFSYKGTLVGRYTELQELVALVDRGMVELRTSRYDLDDVNTVAERLEHGEIEGRAVITP
- a CDS encoding threonine synthase translates to MQTTDAFDGLACTDCGESFGVDEHGRCPDCGAPLSPTYDLDAVDADGFGDADAPGQFRFGDLLPVTADATVTAGEGDTPLVRTDRLAEELGVGAAFLKDEGRNPTGTYHDRGMSLAVTAAAERGLEPLALAAAGNAGQSAAAYAGRADLRSYSFVPSRTAFSNKAMVNVHGGEMRVVGGRYGDAAAAVDDQLAAEYHSLQEFTTPYRHDGAKTLAYELLDAGDSTLPDAVVLPASTGELVVGVVQGLRDLVRLGLADEVPDVYAVQAAGCAPIATAVESGANAVEPWATPDTIVGEVEIEAPAGGDLALSALQEVDGDALTVEDDDALESAVTVAQTEVVEVGGAGGVALAGAWHLAEDGTLGADDEVVVVNPDAGVKTPDVLRSHLMGKGI